In Rosa chinensis cultivar Old Blush chromosome 1, RchiOBHm-V2, whole genome shotgun sequence, a genomic segment contains:
- the LOC112196882 gene encoding laccase-12, with protein MEVLNSSIFLLGLCLLLASSTISSAEPRTQNHEFVIQATPVKRLCKTQNSITVNGQLPGPTLEVNNGDTLVIKVTNKARYNVTIHWHGIRQMRTGWADGPEFVTQCPIRPGGSYTYRFTIQGQEGTLWWHAHSSWLRATVYGALIIHPKQGDSYPFPKPKRETTLLLGEWWNANPIDVVREATRTGAAPNVSDAYTINGQPGDLYKCSSKDTVIVPIDSGETNLLRIINAALNQQLFFTVANHKLTVVGADASYTKPFTTTTLMLGPGQTTDVLITGDQPPSRYYMAARAYFSAQNAAFDNTTTTAILEYKSAPCSNCKNGSSTKPVMPPLPAYNDTNTSSAFTTSFRSPRKVEVPTEIDENLFFTVGLGLNNCPKNFPSSRCQGPNGTRFTASMNNVSFVLPNNISILQAYQQNIPGVVTSDFPANPPRQFDYTGNVSQSLWQPNSGTKGYPLKYGSRVQVVLQDTSIVTPENHPIHLHGYDFYVLAEGFGNFNAKTDTKKFNLVDPPMRNTVAVPVNGWAVIRFVADNPGAWIMHCHLDVHINWGLAMVFLVDNGVGKLQSIESPPSDLPLC; from the exons ATGGAAGTACTCAACAGCTCCATTTTCCTTTTAGGCCTTTGCCTCCTCCTGGCTTCATCGACAATATCATCGGCAGAACCCAGAACCCAGAACCATGAATTTGTT ATTCAAGCAACACCAGTGAAGAGGCTGTGCAAAACTCAGAATAGCATCACCGTGAACGGACAGTTACCCGGACCAACCTTGGAAGTTAACAATGGCGACACTCTAGTCATCAAGGTCACGAACAAAGCTCGATACAACGTGACTATTCACTG GCATGGAATTCGCCAAATGAGAACTGGATGGGCTGATGGGCCAGAATTTGTAACTCAGTGCCCGATTAGGCCCGGAGGAAGCTACACTTACCGGTTTACAATCCAAGGTCAAGAAGGTACACTCTGGTGGCACGCTCACAGCTCTTGGCTTAGAGCCACAGTTTATGGAGCACTTATTATTCATCCTAAACAAGGAGACTCGTATCCATTCCCTAAACCAAAGCGCGAGACAACACTTCTTCTCGGTGAGTGGTGGAATGCAAACCCCATCGACGTGGTGAGGGAAGCAACCAGAACCGGAGCAGCTCCAAATGTTTCTGATGCTTACACAATCAATGGTCAACCTGGTGATCTTTACAAGTGCTCGAGCAAAG ACACAGTGATAGTTCCCATAGACTCCGGCGAAACCAACCTCCTCCGAATCATCAACGCCGCTCTTAACCAGCAACTTTTCTTCACCGTCGCCAACCATAAACTCACCGTTGTCGGTGCCGACGCCTCCTACACCAAGCCCTTCACCACCACTACCCTCATGTTAGGCCCCGGGCAGACCACCGACGTTTTAATCACCGGCGACCAGCCACCATCTCGGTACTACATGGCAGCGCGTGCCTATTTCAGCGCACAAAATGCAGCATTCgacaacaccaccaccaccgccattCTCGAGTACAAGTCTGCTCCATGCAGCAACTGCAAAAACGGCTCATCAACTAAGCCCGTCATGCCCCCACTCCCTGCTTACAACGACACCAACACCTCCTCCGCCTTCACCACCAGCTTCCGAAGCCCTAGAAAGGTCGAAGTCCCCACCGAAATCGACGAGAACCTCTTCTTCACAGTCGGCCTCGGACTCAACAACTGCCCCAAAAATTTCCCCTCCAGTAGGTGCCAAGGCCCTAACGGCACGCGCTTCACCGCCAGCATGAACAATGTCTCTTTTGTGCTACCAAACAACATCTCCATCCTTCAAGCTTACCAGCAGAATATCCCCGGAGTTGTCACTTCTGATTTCCCCGCAAACCCGCCGCGGCAGTTTGACTACACCGGCAACGTGAGCCAATCACTCTGGCAGCCCAACTCCGGGACCAAGGGATACCCATTGAAATACGGATCAAGAGTCCAGGTGGTGTTGCAAGACACTAGTATTGTCACACCCGAAAACCACCCGATTCATCTCCACGGATACGATTTCTACGTCCTTGCAGAAGggtttggtaatttcaatgccAAGACTGACACTAAAAAATTCAACCTGGTTGATCCTCCTATGAGGAACACAGTTGCGGTACCAGTGAATGGTTGGGCTGTCATCAGATTTGTGGCTGACAATCCAG GTGCTTGGATAATGCATTGTCACTTGGATGTTCACATCAACTGGGGTTTGGCTATGGTATTCCTGGTGGATAACGGAGTCGGGAAGCTCCAGTCAATCGAGTCTCCACCGTCGGATCTTCCCCTGTGTTAA
- the LOC112200408 gene encoding sorting nexin 2A, whose amino-acid sequence MMRQENHGDEISDLRESQDDMESLVLDEPPSSSNGQSSPSSSSAAAPPSAVIDRQTSASQHFNSILEPPSYADAIFTSFDSSASASNGHDSPRPESDPPARSEFLKVWVSDPQKELELSNSLVPGGTSYYTYLITTRTNMPEYGGDGSEFTVRRRFKDVVTLSDRLSESYRGFFIPIRPDKSVVESQVMQIEQFVEQRRAALSKYLNKLAAHPAIRRSEELRVFLVVKGKLPLMRSVDVASRMLDGAVRLPRQLVGEAVDANEAAQPAKGGRDLMRIFRELKQSVVNDWGGVKPMVAEEDKEFLEKKEKVVELEQQLSNMSQQAELLVKAQQDMGETMGELGLAFVKLTKLETEGAMFESQTTRATDMKNVATAAVKSSRLYRELNAQTVKHLDKLHEYLGVMLAVNGAFSDRTSALLTVQTLSSDLVSLQSRIEKLEAAASKIFGGDRSRMRKIEELKETLKVSEEAKACAVKEYERIKENNRNELERLDRERHDDFMGMLKGFVLNQAGYAEKMANAWEKLAEETSGYAKDGS is encoded by the exons atgaTGAGGCAGGAAAACCATGGCGACGAAATTTCCGACCTCCGCGAATCCCAAGACGATATGGAATCTCTGGTCCTCGACGAGCCACCGTCATCATCCAACGGCCAGTCTtctccctcctcctcctcggccGCCGCACCACCATCAGCCGTCATAGACCGCCAGACTTCTGCCTCGCAACACTTCAACTCCATCCTCGAACCGCCGTCCTACGCCGACGCGATCTTCACCTCGTTCGATTCCTCCGCCTCCGCATCCAACGGCCACGACAGTCCCAGGCCCGAATCGGACCCCCCGGCCCGGTCCGAGTTCCTCAAGGTATGGGTCTCCGACCCGCAGAAGGAGCTCGAGCTCTCGAACTCGCTCGTCCCGGGGGGGACGTCGTACTACACCTACTTGATCACAACGCGGACCAATATGCCGGAGTACGGCGGGGACGGATCGGAGTTCACGGTGCGGCGGCGGTTCAAGGACGTGGTGACGTTATCGGACCGGTTGTCCGAGTCGTACCGCGGGTTCTTCATCCCAATCCGACCCGATAAGAGCGTGGTGGAGAGCCAGGTGATGCAAATCGAGCAGTTCGTCGAGCAGAGAAGGGCGGCGTTGAGTAAGTACCTGAACAAGCTCGCGGCGCACCCGGCGATCAGGAGGAGCGAGGAATTGAGagtgtttttggttgtgaaaGGGAAGCTGCCGTTGATGAGGAGTGTGGATGTGGCGTCGAGGATGTTGGATGGGGCGGTGAGGCTGCCGAGGCAGTTGGTTGGTGAGGCGGTGGATGCGAACGAGGCGGCGCAGCCTGCCAAGGGCGGGAGAGACTTGATGAGGATCTTCAGAGAGTTGAAGCAGTCTGTGGTGAATGACTGGGGAGGTGTGAAGCCAATGGTAGCGGAGGAGGATAAGGAGTTCttggagaagaaggagaaggtggTGGAGCTTGAGCAACAGCTTAGCAATATGTCACAGCAG GCTGAGTTGCTAGTAAAAGCTCAGCAAGATATGGGAGAGACTATGGGGGAATTGGGTTTGGCGTTTGTGAAGCTGACCAAGCTTGAAACGGAAGGAGCCATGTTCGAATCTCAAACAACACGAGCCACTGACATGAAAAATGTGGCTACAGCAGCTGTTAAATCTAGCCGATTGTACCGGGAGTTAAATGCACAAACTGTTAAACACTTG GACAAACTCCATGAATATCTTGGAGTAATGTTAGCAGTCAACGGTGCATTTTCAGACCGAACAAGCGCTTTACTAACGGTGCAAACTCTTTCATCAGACTTGGTTTCCCTGCAGTCAAGGATTGAGAAGCTTGAAGCTGCAGCATCCAAAATATTTGGTGGAGACAGGTCCAGGATGCGGAAAATAGAGGAGTTAAAAGAAACTTTAAAAGTTAGTGAGGAAGCCAAAGCTTGTGCAGTTAAAGAGTATGAACGCATCAAG GAAAATAACAGGAATGAACTTGAAAGGCTTGATAGAGAGAGACATGACGATTTTATGGGAATGTTGAAAGGATTTGTTCTTAATcag GCAGGATATGCAGAAAAGATGGCAAATGCATGGGAGAAGCTTGCGGAAGAAACCAGTGGGTACGCAAAAGATGGCAGCTGA